Part of the Triticum urartu cultivar G1812 chromosome 2, Tu2.1, whole genome shotgun sequence genome, tttaAAAATTGCCAAAGAGCCTATCTGAGAGTTGTGGCATCAAGGCTGATGAAGAAGGCTATGCTGGAAtacgccttaccgcaaggggccCCGTCACTACTTGTGCGTACGGCGTGGACACGGACGGTCGCACACATTTAAGCATAGATGGGTGGAAGAGCTTCCTCGTTGACAAGAATCTTCATGTTGGACAGGCCATCCTTATTACTATCAGCAACACCAACCATCAAGGCTTGAAGATGATGATCGTCATCGATATCATCTAAACTATATATGCGTGTGGCTGCTGATGATCGTCATGTTTGATTGCTACCTATGGATGAAACCTTTTATGTGGTCGATGACCGTTGAACTTGTTAAACTTCTTATGTTGGCTTCGTGAAACTATTTCGATGTGATCAAACTATGTTATTTGGTACTTGTTTCTTAATCCATAATGGCAAAACTAATTATGCATATGTTTATGAAATTGTGCTTATTGTTTCTTATGTTCAGGGCCCTTGCATATTTCTATGAAATTGTGATCAAACTATTTGGATGTCTATGAAATTGTGGTCAAACTATTTGGATGTGATCAAACTTCTTATGTCTACGAAACTTTACACGAAACATAGGACCCTACCGCCAGGCGCCCTGGCGGTAGGGTCAGACAGCCTACCGCCGTGAGTcctggcggtagggtgaaccTATCGCCAGG contains:
- the LOC125541374 gene encoding uncharacterized protein LOC125541374, which gives rise to MAPPPPLDEDDGYEDPLEEAICAQRVRLSEQEVCNLWDNFLPRADLIGAPFVTRLTSTMIDRHDMSLSESCGIKADEEGYAGIRLTARGPVTTCAYGVDTDGRTHLSIDGWKSFLVDKNLHVGQAILITISNTNHQGLKMMIVIDII